Proteins from a single region of Sesamum indicum cultivar Zhongzhi No. 13 linkage group LG5, S_indicum_v1.0, whole genome shotgun sequence:
- the LOC105162165 gene encoding pentatricopeptide repeat-containing protein At4g39530-like, with amino-acid sequence MLFPAVSKFASTYISYSKLLSQLSQTKSINQGLQIHAHLIKLRLSHDPKHRNHLINFYSKCKVFSDARKLLEESHEPDLVSWSSLISGYAQNGLGEEALLSFREMHVLGVKCNEFTFPSVLKACSSTKNFMLGAQVHGIIVVTGFESDVFVANTLVVMYAKCGYFVDSRRLFEDIPERNVVSWNALLSCYTQSDYFGEALGLFQEMISSGISPDEFSLSTILNAATGLGDIGQGKKVHGYLIKLGYEGDPFSLNALVDMYAKVGDLGDSLTVFDNIPEPDIVSWNAVIAGCVSHDYHQMALKLLDHMKRSGICPNMFTLSSALKACAALCVQELGKQLHAKLIKMEIMKDPFVSVGLIDMYCKCRLLKDAVTVYRLMPEKDLVALNAMISGHTQNGEDREAITLFVEMYKKRMEFDQTTLLAVLNAIADLAAITICKQIHALIVKSGYQADNFILNSLVDSYGKCRQVHEAAQVFEECPIDDLPTYTSIMTAYAQYGQGEEALKLYLKLLDMDLNPDSFVCSSLLNACANLSAYEQGKQIHVHVLKLGFMSDVFAGNSLVNMYAKCGSIEDTSRAFSEVYDKTVVSWSAMIGGLAQHGHGKQALHLFDQMLKDGISPNHVTLVSVLSACNHAGLVNEAEWYFETMKEQFDIEPTQEHYACMIDVLGRAGKLDKAMHLVNNMPFQANSTVWGALLGAAKIHKDVELGQLAAEMLYTLEPEKSGTHVLLANIKRKGTRDELDGGKR; translated from the exons ATGCTTTTTCCGGCAGTCTCGAAGTTTGCCTCAACTTATATTTCCTACTCAAAGCTCTTGTCACAGCTATCCCAAACCAAATCCATAAACCAAGGCCTACAAATCCATGCCCATCTAATCAAACTTCGATTGTCCCATGACCCGAAGCATAGGAACCATTTGATAAATTTCTATTCCAAGTGTAAAGTTTTTTCTGATGCCCGCAAGCTGCTTGAAGAAAGTCATGAACCGGATTTGGTTTCTTGGTCCTCTTTGATATCTGGGTATGCTCAGAATGGACTTGGGGAGGAGGCTCTTTTGTCTTTTCGGGAGATGCATGTATTGGGTGTTAAGTGTAATGAGTTTACCTTCCCTAGTGTGCTCAAGGCCTGCTCGAGTACAAAGAATTTTATGCTAGGGGCACAAGTTCATGGGATTATAGTGGTAACTGGATTTGAGTCTGATGTTTTTGTTGCAAATACATTGGTGGTTATGTATGCAAAATGTGGTTATTTTGTAGACTCGAGGAGGTTGTTTGAGGATATCCCAGAAAGGAATGTGGTTTCTTGGAATGCTTTATTATCATGTTATACGCAAAGTGATTATTTCGGGGAAGCATTGGGGTTATTTCAGGAAATGATTTCTAGTGGAATTAGTCCTGATGAGTTTAGTTTGTCGACTATTTTGAATGCTGCGACAGGCCTAGGAGATATTGGTCAGGGAAAGAAGGTCCATGGCTATCTGATAAAGCTTGGATATGAGGGTGACCCATTCTCATTGAATGCACTAGTTGAC ATGTATGCAAAAGTGGGAGATCTTGGAGATTCTCTAACTGTTTTTGATAATATTCCAGAACCTGATATTGTTTCTTGGAATGCTGTCATTGCTGGTTGCGTATCTCATGATTATCATCAGATGGCCTTGAAATTGTTAGATCATATGAAGAGATCTGGGATTTGTCCTAATATGTTCACCTTATCAAGTGCTCTTAAAGCTTGTGCTGCATTATGTGTCCAAGAATTGGGTAAGCAGTTGCATGCCAAATTGATAAAGATGGAGATAATGAAGGACCCCTTTGTCAGTGTTGGCCTCATTGACATGTATTGCAAATGTCGTTTGTTGAAAGATGCCGTAACAGTTTATCGTTTGATGCCAGAAAAGGACTTGGTTGCTTTGAATGCCATGATTTCTGGCCACACACAGAATGGTGAGGATAGAGAAGCCATAACCCTATTTGTGGAGATGTACAAGAAAAGAATGGAATTTGACCAGACAACTTTACTAGCAGTCCTTAATGCAATTGCTGATTTGGCCGCTATTACTATCTGCAAACAGATTCATGCACTTATCGTGAAGTCAGGTTACCAAGctgataatttcattttaaacaGTCTTGTTGATTCATATGGAAAATGTAGGCAGGTTCACGAAGCAGCTCAAGTATTTGAAGAATGCCCAATTGATGACTTACCAACTTATACATCAATAATGACAGCTTATGCTCAATACGGACAAGGTGAAGAAGCATTGAAGCTCTATCTGAAGCTACTAGACATGGATCTTAATCCAGATTCTTTTGTTTGCAGTTCTCTTCTTAATGCTTGTGCAAATTTATCAGCTTATGAACAGGGGAAGCAAATCCATGTTCATGTCTTGAAACTAGGGTTCATGTCAGATGTTTTTGCTGGGAATTCACTTGTCAACATGTATGCCAAATGTGGAAGCATAGAGGACACTAGTCGTGCTTTCTCTGAGGTTTATGACAAAACTGTTGTCTCATGGTCTGCTATGATTGGTGGACTTGCACAGCATGGTCATGGTAAACAGGCCCTCCATTTGTTCGATCAGATGTTGAAAGATGGTATTTCTCCCAATCATGTAACATTAGTCAGTGTCCTTAGTGCATGCAATCATGCTGGTCTTGTTAATGAAGCTGAATGGTATTTTGAGACAATGAAAGAGCAGTTTGACATTGAACCGACGCAGGAGCACTATGCTTGCATGATTGATGTCCTTGGTCGAGCTGGGAAATTGGATAAGGCAATGCATCTAGTAAATAATATGCCATTTCAAGCTAATTCCACAGTTTGGGGGGCACTTCTTGGAGCCGCCAAAATTCACAAGGATGTAGAACTAGGCCAACTTGCTGCTGAGATGCTATATACTCTTGAACCAGAAAAATCTGGTACCCATGTTCTTCTggcaaatataaaaagaaaaggaaccaGGGATGAGCTGGATGGAGGTAAAAGATAG
- the LOC105162046 gene encoding histone deacetylase 5, translating to MDVKDEVDGLLSRSSDVATTKDRRVGLIYDERMCQHYAPDYEDHPECPDRVRVIWDRLNSSGLAKRCIILNAKDADDNHLALVHTKNHIDLIKNISSERSESRRKRTAAKFNSIYFNEGSSEAAYLAAGSVIEVAEKVAEGKLDSGFAIVRPPGHHAEEAEPMGFCLYNNVAIATSFLLNERRELGINKILIVDWDVHHGNGTQKMFYKDPRVLFFSVHRHDFGTFYPAGDDGSYIMTGEGPGAGYNINVPWENSRCGDADYLAVWDHILIPVAQQFNPDMIIISAGFDAAIGDPLGGCRVSPYGYSIMLDKLMEFAGGKIVMALEGGYNLKSLANSAQACVEVLLQDKPVIGTLEAYPFESTWRVIQEVRQQLSAYWPILAVKLSDKVIDRRITQIEFSSSDSDDDEHEHTPSIALDGFKTVDDVIQPFVNLKVSEDGQDQEATTWRSELSKINIWYATYGSNMSISRFLCYIEGGQTEGMRKPCVGSVDKTKPKKIIWKTFPHRLFFARERTSTWGPGGVAFFHPKSNDQEKTYMCLYKITLEQFNDVLLQENASSYNMSHPLFDMTALQSIQTEKCISVEPVQRGWYHNVVYLGKEEDIPILTMTCTASDVDSFVSGKFPINPPCKEYANTLIKGLVEGKQLSEEEASAYIHEASTKPL from the exons ATGGACGTTAAGGATGAGGTTGATGGTCTATTGAGCAGAAGCAGCGATGTTGCTACTACAAAAGATCGCCGTGTGGGTTTGATATATGATGAGAGGATGTGTCAACATTACGCGCCTGATTACGAGGATCATCCAGAATGTCCTGATCGCGTTCGGGTCATCTGGGACAGGCTGAATTCTTCTGGTCTTGCGAAAAG ATGTATTATTTTGAATGCCAAGGATGCAGACGATAACCATTTAGCTTTGGTTCACACCAAAAATCACATTGATTTGATTAAGAATATTAGTTCTGAACGCTCTGAATCCAGGAGAAAAAGAACTGCTGCCAAATTTAACTCTATATATTTCAATGAAGGCTCATCAGAAGCTGCTTATCTTGCTGCAGGATCTGTCATAGAG GTTGCAGAGAAAGTTGCTGAAGGGAAACTCGACTCTGGATTTGCTATTGTCAGGCCCCCTGGGCATCATGCAGAAGAAGCTGAACCAATGGGATTTTGCCTATACAATAATGTTGCTATAGCGACAAGTTTCCTATTGAATGAAAGA AGGGAATTGGGGATCAACAAAATCCTGATTGTTGACTGGGATGTGCATCATGGAAATGGCACTCAGAAGATGTTTTACAAAGATCCTCGAGTACTTTTCTTCTCAGTGCATAG GCATGACTTTGGGACTTTCTATCCAGCTGGTGATGATGGTTCATATATCATGACTGGAGAAGGTCCTGGTGCCGGATACAATATTAATGTCCCTTGGGAGAATAGTAGGTGTGGGGATGCTGACTATCTTGCTGTTTGGGACCACATATTAATCCCTGTTGCCCAGCAATTTAATCCTGACATGATAATAATCTCTGCTGGATTCGATGCAG CCATAGGGGATCCTCTTGGGGGCTGTCGTGTTAGTCCATATGGGTACTCAATCATGCTTGACAAG TTGATGGAGTTTGCTGGAGGAAAGATTGTTATGGCACTTGAAGGAGGATACAACCTTAAATCATTAGCAAATTCAGCCCAGGCATGCGTTGAAGTATTGCTACAAGACAAGCCTGTTATTGGGACCTTGGAGGCCTATCCTTTTGAATCTACATGGCGCGTGATACAAGAG GTACGCCAACAATTAAGTGCATATTGGCCGATACTTGCTGTGAAATTATCAGACAAAGTGATCGATAGGAGAATAACTCAAATTGAG TTCTCAAGCTCTGattctgatgatgatgagcaTGAGCATACTCCTTCAATTGCATTGGATGGCTTCAAGACTGTTGATGATGTTATACAACCTTTTGTGAATCTGAAAGTCAGTGAAGATGGTCAAG ATCAAGAAGCCACTACTTGGAGATCAGAGCTTTCCAAAATTAACATTTGGTATGCAACTTATGGATCAAACATGAGCATATCAAGGTTTCTCTGCTATATTGAAGGTGGACAG ACAGAAGGGATGCGAAAGCCATGTGTGGGTTCTGTGGACAAAACCAAGCCCAAAAAGATTATCTGGAAGACTTTCCCTCATCGTCTATTTTTTGCTCGTGAGCGTACATCTACGTGGGGTCCTGGTGGTGTTGCTTTTTTTCATCCTAAAAGTAATGATCAGGAGAAAACTTATATGTGCCTGTACAAAATTAC GCTGGAGCAATTTAATGATGTGTTGCTTCAGGAGAATGCTTCAAGCTACAACAtgagtcatcctttatttgatATGACTGCGTTACAGAGTATACAAACTGAAAAGTGCATCTCAGTGGAGCCTGTCCAG AGAGGCTGGTACCATAATGTTGTTTACTTGGGGAAGGAGGAAGATATTCCAATTCTCACAATGAC GTGCACTGCTTCGGATGTTGATAGCTTCGTATCTGGTAAATTCCCAATAAATCCACCATGCAAAGAGTATGCTAATACCTTGATCAAAGGGCTGGTCGAAGGAAAGCAACTCTCGGAAGAGGAAGCCTCAGCTTACATACACGAAGCATCTACAAAACCTTTGTGA